One segment of Gordonia terrae DNA contains the following:
- a CDS encoding helix-turn-helix transcriptional regulator yields the protein MTSGGAEKPMGDTGRTDSDRSRTTDTDALDPGLFARRLEELFRTVPGPNGRAYSAKAIAARSTERGFRLGESYLSQLRSGKAKSPSFRTVEGIAAAFGVDVHYFLEDRAAQRTRDEIDLMRLQADTNVQLAAFRLAGLSSDSVTVVNELIKVLREQQGLPKDPPDVIAAGLGDSKPSADSRLRVVGDNSDD from the coding sequence ATGACTTCAGGAGGGGCGGAGAAGCCTATGGGCGACACCGGACGCACCGACTCCGATCGTTCGAGGACGACGGACACGGATGCTCTCGACCCCGGGCTGTTCGCCCGGCGGCTCGAGGAACTGTTCCGGACTGTTCCTGGTCCGAACGGTAGGGCGTACAGCGCGAAAGCGATCGCGGCTCGATCGACCGAGCGGGGGTTCCGGCTCGGCGAGTCGTATCTGAGCCAGCTGCGATCGGGGAAGGCCAAGTCCCCGTCGTTCCGCACGGTGGAGGGCATCGCGGCCGCTTTCGGGGTCGATGTGCATTATTTCCTCGAGGACCGGGCGGCGCAGCGCACTCGCGACGAGATCGATCTGATGCGGTTGCAGGCCGACACGAACGTCCAACTGGCGGCATTCCGGCTGGCCGGACTCTCGAGCGATTCCGTCACGGTGGTCAACGAGTTGATCAAGGTGCTCCGGGAGCAGCAGGGTCTGCCCAAGGATCCGCCGGACGTCATCGCGGCCGGACTCGGTGACAGCAAGCCGTCGGCCGATTCACGTCTGCGGGTCGTCGGGGACAACAGCGACGACTGA
- a CDS encoding MAB_1171c family putative transporter, with the protein MITVAGGGPTVNLSSGVDVGIGAVNAAAAVVFAFAFCWRLDQIRRGGWGLQPLAMMVAVAALTLAFVVVDESVADVLNEVGFAGLSRMAFYALLAIGVAALVVVFFFPGQVTRERRAGWEALPLVMALVGLQVTMLVIPVEIRTATIDEWTVQNWGFALFMLIASGYLTYGFIACVNSVRKFYATADGYLRVSLGLLMTGLTCLAIGAVCQIVFVVVSATNVVRSPWLLTTNRVVAVVGAVAFLMGISYPMIYARIQSVAANRRRRRLDTELLPLWRLVTDAVPEVVLPDAGRLAPTTRLHRRVVETRDALTQLSPRIPAVFGYAEPAVQARLLRAAVAEHDPSDGTGGTVRDLAPAEGDGLEADAAPLIRLARALVTPQAVEEPAGR; encoded by the coding sequence GTGATCACTGTCGCGGGCGGGGGCCCGACGGTCAACCTGTCGTCCGGGGTCGACGTCGGCATCGGCGCGGTCAACGCGGCCGCCGCCGTCGTCTTCGCCTTCGCCTTCTGCTGGCGCCTCGATCAGATCCGGCGCGGCGGGTGGGGGCTGCAACCGCTCGCGATGATGGTTGCCGTCGCGGCGCTGACCCTTGCGTTCGTCGTCGTCGACGAGTCGGTCGCCGACGTGCTGAACGAAGTGGGCTTTGCCGGTCTGTCCCGGATGGCGTTCTACGCCCTCCTGGCCATCGGGGTGGCGGCGCTCGTGGTGGTGTTCTTCTTCCCCGGGCAGGTCACGCGGGAACGCCGGGCCGGCTGGGAGGCGCTGCCACTGGTGATGGCACTCGTCGGGCTGCAGGTGACCATGCTGGTCATCCCGGTCGAGATCCGCACCGCGACCATCGACGAATGGACCGTCCAGAACTGGGGTTTCGCACTCTTCATGCTCATCGCGAGCGGGTACCTGACGTACGGCTTCATCGCATGCGTCAACAGTGTCCGCAAGTTCTATGCCACCGCGGACGGCTATCTCCGTGTGTCCCTTGGTCTTCTGATGACCGGCCTGACGTGCTTGGCGATCGGCGCCGTCTGTCAGATCGTCTTCGTGGTCGTCTCCGCGACGAATGTCGTTCGGTCACCGTGGCTTCTGACGACGAACCGGGTCGTCGCCGTCGTCGGTGCCGTCGCATTCCTGATGGGGATCAGTTATCCGATGATCTACGCGCGGATTCAGTCGGTCGCCGCGAACCGGCGTCGCCGACGCCTCGACACCGAACTCCTACCCCTGTGGCGGCTGGTGACCGACGCCGTGCCGGAGGTGGTCCTGCCCGACGCCGGGCGTCTGGCGCCGACCACACGTCTGCATCGGCGCGTCGTCGAGACCCGAGACGCGCTGACCCAGTTGAGTCCTCGGATTCCCGCGGTGTTCGGTTATGCCGAACCCGCGGTGCAGGCGAGGTTGCTGCGGGCCGCCGTCGCCGAGCATGATCCGAGTGACGGAACGGGCGGCACCGTCCGGGATCTGGCCCCGGCCGAGGGGGACGGACTGGAGGCCGACGCCGCACCGCTGATCCGGCTGGCCCGTGCGCTGGTGACGCCACAGGCCGTCGAGGAGCCGGCCGGTCGATGA
- a CDS encoding SDR family NAD(P)-dependent oxidoreductase: MDVSGASVLVTGGASGLGAATTRRFAAAGAQVFGLDLQASIDKAAPTDGVTLVAADVTDETQVQAAIDTIAESGAPLRVAVNCAGVGWAARILGKNGPHELDLFRKVIDINLVGTFNVMRLAANRMQEESTIDGDGQRGVIINTASVAAFEGQIGQIAYAASKGGVHAMTISAARDLARVGVRVCTIAPGTISTPMLAGVTPEFQKTLAEGIPFPQRLGEPDEYAQLAEFIVAHNYLNGETIRMDGAIRMAPR; this comes from the coding sequence ATGGACGTTTCAGGCGCTTCCGTACTGGTCACCGGCGGGGCTTCGGGCCTCGGCGCAGCCACCACACGGCGTTTCGCCGCAGCCGGCGCCCAGGTCTTCGGTCTCGACCTGCAGGCCTCGATCGACAAGGCCGCGCCCACCGACGGAGTCACGCTGGTCGCCGCCGATGTCACCGACGAGACCCAGGTCCAGGCCGCCATCGACACCATCGCCGAATCCGGTGCGCCGCTGCGCGTCGCGGTCAACTGCGCGGGCGTCGGCTGGGCTGCGCGAATCCTCGGCAAGAACGGCCCGCACGAACTCGACCTCTTCCGCAAGGTCATCGACATCAACCTGGTCGGCACCTTCAACGTCATGCGACTGGCCGCCAACCGTATGCAGGAGGAATCCACGATCGACGGCGACGGCCAGCGCGGCGTCATCATCAACACCGCGTCGGTGGCTGCCTTCGAAGGCCAGATCGGGCAGATCGCGTACGCGGCGTCGAAGGGCGGCGTGCACGCGATGACCATCTCCGCAGCGCGCGACCTCGCGCGGGTCGGCGTGCGCGTGTGCACCATCGCCCCCGGAACCATCAGCACCCCGATGCTGGCGGGCGTCACCCCCGAGTTCCAGAAGACCCTCGCCGAGGGCATCCCGTTCCCACAGCGTCTCGGCGAACCCGACGAGTACGCACAGCTCGCCGAGTTCATCGTCGCGCACAACTATCTCAACGGTGAGACCATCCGCATGGACGGTGCGATCCGCATGGCGCCGCGCTGA
- a CDS encoding TMEM165/GDT1 family protein: MIAALLLSFGVIFVAELGDKSQLMAMTYALRYRWWVILLAITVATTAVHAVSVFFGHFLGLSIPTALLTILAGLAMLVFGLWTLRGDRLDDEESSRATRVGASVFFAVMSAFFLAELGDKTMLATITLATDNDWLGVWIGSTLGMVAADALAIGVGVLLGRHLPERVIAIGAAVLFFAFAAWLIADGLIGASVPVIAGTLSAVVVITGVGVVLIRRETRLRTQDSARALVR; the protein is encoded by the coding sequence GTGATTGCCGCCCTGCTCCTGAGCTTCGGCGTGATCTTCGTTGCCGAGCTCGGTGACAAGTCACAGCTGATGGCGATGACCTATGCCCTGCGCTACCGCTGGTGGGTCATCCTCCTCGCGATCACCGTGGCCACCACCGCTGTCCACGCCGTCTCCGTCTTCTTCGGCCACTTCCTCGGGCTGTCCATACCCACCGCACTCCTGACCATCCTCGCCGGGCTGGCGATGCTGGTCTTCGGTCTGTGGACCCTCCGCGGCGACCGGCTCGACGACGAGGAGTCCAGCCGGGCGACTCGCGTGGGCGCCTCGGTGTTCTTCGCGGTCATGTCGGCGTTCTTCCTTGCCGAACTCGGCGACAAGACCATGCTCGCGACCATCACGCTCGCCACGGACAACGACTGGCTCGGGGTCTGGATCGGGTCCACGCTCGGCATGGTCGCCGCCGACGCGCTCGCCATCGGCGTGGGCGTGCTGCTGGGCCGTCACCTCCCCGAGCGGGTCATCGCCATCGGGGCGGCCGTTCTGTTCTTCGCCTTCGCGGCCTGGCTCATCGCCGACGGTCTGATCGGTGCATCGGTACCCGTGATCGCCGGCACCCTCAGCGCGGTCGTGGTCATCACCGGCGTCGGCGTCGTCTTGATCCGCCGCGAGACCCGACTCCGCACTCAGGACAGCGCCCGAGCGCTCGTTCGGTAA
- a CDS encoding ABC transporter ATP-binding protein, whose translation MKNSPPLRPMEFASVAIFGGLTVAAVVIASVIPLAQAAGLLAPVPLALIAARTRPRALLTATVATTAVAFAMAGTGAMATVLGSALVGGLVGDIKRRGRGIGVLGAATLVASPLLGGISVLILLVLVPLRELTIEAMTNSIHGVAKWLHGWGPTGGVADGLDAMSRSIADHWWAWVWVSGTVGTAISLLVAWWILGSVISRLRDVPSEDTLDAATSGFAAATAAGVPRDAGIAPLPVVFERVGFAYAPEARPVLHEIDLRIDPGEFVAVVGANGSGKSTLAKILAGRHPSTGTVRRPGLPGLGARGGTALVLQRPEIQMLGSRVADDVVWGLPPGVDVDVEALLAEVGLDGLGDRETTDLSGGQQQRLAIAGALARDPQLLIADEVTSMVDPEGRGQLLALLAALPARRGIAVVLVTHRGSEAAAADRVIHLAAGRLVPHAPDWMPSPDADLAAPAQTRPSTPSAPTSRIGGPLLVLDQVGYAHLPGSPWEVVALHDISLTVYRGEGLLIVGGNGSGKTTLAWIMAGLLTPGTGTCRLLEIHEKINPGAGFDAGTPMTDRVGAVGLGFQHARLQLQKVTVADEIMAAGGEKVGTAEVARVLELVGLPRQMAATKVDALSGGQMRRVVLAGLIARRPDLLVLDEPLAGLDPPAREEIVALLARLRADGMTIVIISHDFESLDSVCTRRVRLVDGRLLPDSHLMIDQAPGWDGETR comes from the coding sequence GTGAAGAACTCGCCCCCGCTGCGACCCATGGAGTTCGCGTCCGTCGCGATCTTCGGCGGACTGACCGTCGCGGCGGTGGTCATCGCGTCGGTCATCCCGCTGGCCCAGGCGGCCGGACTGCTCGCCCCGGTGCCGCTCGCCCTCATCGCGGCGCGCACCAGGCCGCGGGCCCTGCTCACCGCCACGGTGGCCACCACCGCCGTGGCGTTCGCGATGGCGGGGACCGGCGCGATGGCAACCGTCCTGGGTTCCGCGTTGGTCGGTGGGCTCGTCGGTGACATCAAGCGTCGTGGCCGGGGGATCGGCGTGCTCGGGGCGGCCACCCTGGTGGCGTCGCCGCTGCTGGGCGGGATCTCCGTGCTGATCCTCCTCGTGCTGGTGCCCCTTCGTGAACTGACGATCGAGGCGATGACCAACTCCATCCACGGTGTCGCGAAATGGTTGCACGGATGGGGCCCGACCGGGGGCGTCGCCGACGGGCTCGACGCCATGAGCCGGAGCATCGCCGACCACTGGTGGGCGTGGGTCTGGGTGTCCGGGACCGTCGGCACCGCGATCTCGCTTCTCGTCGCGTGGTGGATTCTCGGTTCCGTCATCAGCCGGTTGCGTGATGTGCCGAGCGAGGACACGCTCGACGCCGCCACGTCGGGATTCGCGGCGGCCACTGCTGCCGGCGTACCCCGTGATGCGGGCATCGCGCCACTTCCCGTGGTCTTCGAACGTGTCGGATTCGCTTACGCGCCCGAGGCCCGCCCGGTACTCCACGAGATCGACCTGCGGATCGACCCGGGTGAATTCGTCGCGGTCGTCGGCGCCAACGGCTCGGGGAAGTCGACGCTGGCGAAGATCCTGGCCGGTCGCCACCCGTCGACGGGCACGGTCCGTCGGCCGGGTCTGCCGGGGCTGGGCGCGCGCGGGGGGACCGCTCTCGTCCTGCAGCGGCCGGAGATCCAGATGTTGGGCTCGCGTGTCGCCGACGACGTCGTGTGGGGTCTGCCGCCCGGTGTCGACGTGGACGTCGAGGCGCTGCTCGCCGAGGTCGGACTCGACGGCCTCGGCGACCGGGAGACCACGGACCTGTCGGGCGGTCAGCAGCAACGGCTGGCGATCGCCGGGGCGCTCGCCCGTGACCCGCAACTCCTGATCGCCGACGAGGTGACCTCGATGGTCGACCCGGAGGGTCGGGGACAACTGCTGGCCCTGCTCGCGGCTCTACCGGCGCGCCGGGGAATCGCCGTCGTGCTGGTCACCCACCGCGGCAGTGAGGCGGCCGCGGCCGATCGGGTGATCCACCTGGCCGCGGGTCGACTGGTGCCGCACGCGCCGGACTGGATGCCGAGTCCCGACGCCGACCTGGCGGCGCCGGCGCAGACACGTCCCTCGACGCCTTCGGCGCCGACCTCGCGGATCGGCGGGCCGCTTCTCGTTCTCGACCAGGTGGGCTACGCCCACCTCCCCGGTTCCCCGTGGGAGGTCGTCGCGCTGCATGACATCTCGCTGACGGTCTACCGCGGCGAGGGGCTCCTCATCGTCGGCGGCAACGGATCGGGCAAGACCACTCTCGCGTGGATCATGGCGGGGTTGCTCACGCCCGGGACCGGAACGTGCCGTCTGCTGGAGATCCACGAGAAGATCAACCCCGGAGCCGGTTTCGACGCCGGCACACCGATGACCGACCGTGTCGGTGCGGTGGGGCTGGGATTCCAGCATGCGCGCCTGCAATTGCAGAAGGTCACCGTCGCCGACGAGATCATGGCCGCGGGTGGCGAAAAGGTGGGCACCGCGGAGGTCGCGCGCGTCCTCGAACTCGTGGGGCTGCCCCGCCAGATGGCGGCGACCAAGGTCGATGCGCTGTCGGGTGGGCAGATGCGCCGCGTCGTGCTGGCCGGTCTCATCGCGCGCCGCCCCGACCTGCTCGTCCTCGACGAACCGCTGGCCGGTCTCGATCCACCCGCTCGCGAGGAGATCGTCGCGCTTCTCGCCCGACTGCGCGCCGACGGGATGACCATCGTGATCATCTCCCACGACTTCGAATCGCTCGACTCGGTGTGTACGCGCCGGGTCCGACTGGTGGACGGCCGTCTGCTGCCCGATTCGCACCTCATGATCGACCAGGCTCCCGGCTGGGATGGAGAAACCCGATGA
- a CDS encoding energy-coupling factor transporter transmembrane component T family protein, translated as MTMRTVPLRQVPGDSFVHRLWAGTKLVIVLILGIMTWVLPSWPALGMVAAVVVITALVAGIPLGAIPRPPWWFWGLIGIGVAFNVSFAGIPGALVFLRAITLALVLVASSILVIWTTPMADVAPALARLMRPLRWFRLPVDEWAVAIALCLRGLPLLIEELRMLRAAHRLRPTAKGRSDHPSAEMGIMDLITAAMSSALRRSAEMSEAITARGGTGRLTAHQAGPGRADVVALIVIGLACAVAITVTLVL; from the coding sequence ATGACGATGCGTACCGTCCCGCTGCGGCAGGTGCCGGGCGACTCGTTCGTGCACCGCCTGTGGGCGGGTACCAAGCTCGTGATCGTCCTCATCCTCGGGATCATGACCTGGGTGCTGCCGTCGTGGCCCGCGCTCGGGATGGTCGCCGCGGTGGTCGTGATCACCGCGCTCGTCGCGGGAATCCCGTTGGGCGCCATACCTCGTCCGCCGTGGTGGTTCTGGGGACTGATCGGCATCGGTGTCGCGTTCAACGTGTCGTTCGCCGGAATTCCCGGTGCCCTGGTGTTCCTGCGCGCGATCACTCTCGCACTCGTCCTCGTCGCGAGTTCGATCCTCGTCATCTGGACCACGCCCATGGCGGATGTGGCGCCCGCGCTGGCGCGGCTGATGCGCCCACTGCGGTGGTTCCGGCTGCCCGTCGACGAGTGGGCGGTCGCGATCGCGTTGTGCCTCAGGGGTCTTCCGCTGCTGATCGAAGAGTTGCGCATGCTGCGGGCGGCACATCGACTGCGTCCGACGGCCAAGGGACGTAGCGACCACCCGTCGGCGGAGATGGGGATCATGGATCTGATCACCGCGGCGATGTCGTCGGCGCTCCGACGCAGCGCCGAGATGTCCGAGGCGATCACCGCCCGCGGCGGTACCGGCCGCCTCACCGCCCATCAGGCCGGCCCGGGTCGCGCAGATGTGGTGGCGCTCATCGTCATCGGCTTGGCCTGCGCGGTCGCCATCACGGTCACGCTCGTACTGTGA
- a CDS encoding superoxide dismutase: MAEYTLPDLDYDYAALEPHISGRIMELHHSKHHATYVKGANDTLEKLAAARDDDSIAGKVYGLSATLSFHLGGHTNHSIFWKNLSPNGGGEPDGDLAAALTEQFGGFDKFKAHFTAAATTLQGSGWAILGYDTIGGKLVILQLTDQSGNIPAAIIPVVMLDMWEHAFYLDYQNVKPDYVKAWWNVVNWADANERLARAKSQGSGLVVPA, from the coding sequence GTGGCTGAATACACCTTGCCGGATCTCGATTACGACTACGCGGCACTGGAACCGCACATCTCCGGCAGGATCATGGAGCTCCATCACAGCAAGCACCACGCCACCTACGTCAAGGGCGCCAACGACACCCTGGAGAAGCTGGCCGCGGCCCGCGACGACGACAGCATCGCCGGCAAGGTCTACGGACTCTCCGCCACGTTGTCGTTCCACCTGGGCGGTCACACCAACCACTCCATCTTCTGGAAGAACCTGTCGCCCAACGGCGGTGGCGAGCCCGACGGCGACCTCGCGGCCGCCCTCACCGAGCAGTTCGGTGGCTTCGACAAGTTCAAGGCCCACTTCACCGCCGCAGCCACCACCCTCCAGGGGTCGGGCTGGGCGATCCTGGGTTACGACACCATCGGCGGCAAGCTCGTCATCCTGCAGCTGACCGACCAGAGCGGCAACATCCCCGCCGCCATCATCCCGGTCGTCATGCTGGACATGTGGGAGCACGCCTTCTACCTGGACTACCAGAACGTCAAGCCGGACTACGTCAAGGCGTGGTGGAACGTCGTGAACTGGGCCGACGCCAACGAGCGTCTCGCCCGCGCGAAGAGCCAGGGCAGCGGACTGGTCGTCCCGGCCTGA
- the msrA gene encoding peptide-methionine (S)-S-oxide reductase MsrA — protein MSWLDQLFAAGSRKQDLVAADAALPGRTSEITVPGDHLILGTPMRGRPESDGTYEHGIGGFDDGLASIVLAGGCFWGIEEIFWQVPGVYTTAVGFAGGYTPNPTYEETCTARTGHTEATLVVFDPAVIDLEGLLKIFWESHDPTQEMRQGNDIGTQYRSAVYALTDADLATVQATAATFQTALDAAGEGAIATEIKPLAEAGDGRFYYAEDHHQQYLAKNPHGYRCHAATGVVYPG, from the coding sequence ATGTCTTGGCTCGACCAGCTCTTCGCCGCCGGATCACGCAAGCAGGACCTCGTCGCCGCCGACGCCGCCCTGCCCGGCCGCACGTCCGAGATCACGGTCCCGGGCGACCACCTGATCCTCGGAACGCCGATGCGCGGCCGGCCCGAATCGGACGGGACATACGAGCACGGGATCGGCGGGTTCGACGACGGTCTCGCCTCGATCGTGCTGGCCGGTGGCTGTTTCTGGGGAATCGAGGAGATCTTCTGGCAGGTTCCCGGCGTGTACACCACGGCCGTCGGTTTTGCGGGCGGGTACACGCCGAACCCGACCTATGAGGAGACGTGCACCGCGCGCACCGGGCACACCGAGGCGACGCTGGTGGTCTTCGATCCGGCCGTGATCGATCTCGAGGGCCTGCTGAAGATCTTCTGGGAGTCGCACGACCCGACCCAGGAGATGCGCCAGGGCAACGACATCGGAACCCAGTACCGGTCTGCGGTGTACGCCCTGACCGATGCGGATCTGGCCACCGTCCAGGCCACCGCCGCGACCTTCCAGACCGCGCTCGACGCCGCCGGTGAGGGTGCGATCGCCACCGAGATCAAGCCGCTCGCCGAAGCGGGCGACGGACGGTTCTACTACGCCGAGGATCACCACCAGCAGTACCTCGCGAAGAATCCGCACGGGTATCGCTGCCACGCCGCGACCGGCGTCGTCTACCCGGGCTGA
- a CDS encoding winged helix DNA-binding domain-containing protein gives MTERISLRQWNRTLLQRQHLLTRVAEDAIEVLDRCVGLQSQDPRAAFFGLWSRIEDFDPLELEDLLTDREVVRMALLRSTIFLIDAEDARWIRPLADPTLHRELTDIHARKLAGADPAQVLASAAEILAGRELAGAELGRELAARHPAENPSTLTTIARCGLPLVQVPPRGLWRGRGGPTYRLFDEWVGPGEPAVVDDDARADLIRLYLRGFGPATVKAIQTWSGLTRLRPIVEKLEADWELVRLAGPNGEVLYDLDGLALADADAPAPVRLIAPFDHVIGAQADRIRIAEPEMFRRTVTANGRSPGFVLIDGFLAGTWSLDAEELPVVDFLRPVSAAERRDVDAEVDRLREFTTGT, from the coding sequence GTGACCGAACGGATCTCGCTGCGGCAATGGAACCGCACCCTCTTGCAGCGCCAGCACCTGCTCACTCGTGTGGCCGAGGATGCGATCGAGGTACTCGACCGCTGCGTCGGGCTGCAGTCCCAGGACCCGCGTGCCGCTTTCTTCGGACTGTGGTCGCGCATCGAGGATTTCGACCCGCTCGAGCTGGAAGATCTGCTCACCGACCGCGAGGTCGTGCGGATGGCGTTGCTGCGGTCGACGATCTTCCTGATCGACGCCGAGGACGCACGCTGGATTCGTCCGCTCGCCGATCCGACGCTGCACCGCGAGCTGACCGACATCCACGCGCGGAAACTGGCCGGGGCCGATCCGGCGCAGGTTCTGGCGTCGGCCGCGGAGATCCTCGCGGGCCGCGAACTCGCCGGCGCCGAACTCGGGAGAGAACTGGCCGCCCGCCACCCCGCCGAGAACCCGTCGACACTCACCACGATCGCCCGGTGCGGTCTGCCGCTGGTCCAGGTTCCGCCGCGCGGCCTGTGGCGGGGCCGGGGCGGGCCCACCTACCGCCTGTTCGACGAGTGGGTGGGTCCCGGCGAACCGGCCGTCGTGGACGACGACGCCCGCGCCGACCTGATCAGGCTGTATCTACGCGGGTTCGGTCCGGCGACCGTCAAGGCCATTCAGACCTGGTCCGGGCTCACCAGGTTGCGCCCCATCGTCGAGAAGCTCGAAGCCGATTGGGAGCTCGTCCGACTCGCCGGACCGAACGGCGAGGTGCTCTACGACCTCGACGGCCTCGCGCTCGCCGACGCGGATGCGCCGGCACCGGTCCGGCTGATCGCCCCGTTCGATCATGTGATCGGCGCGCAGGCCGACCGGATTCGGATCGCCGAGCCGGAGATGTTCCGCCGCACGGTGACCGCCAACGGCCGGTCGCCCGGATTCGTGCTCATCGACGGATTTTTGGCCGGCACATGGTCTCTCGACGCCGAGGAGCTCCCGGTGGTGGACTTCCTGCGCCCGGTGTCCGCCGCCGAACGACGCGACGTCGACGCCGAGGTCGACCGGCTCCGCGAGTTCACGACCGGCACCTGA
- a CDS encoding VOC family protein, whose product MQVRWLSAFLDFPADVFGSEVTFWRAISGSTVSPPRGEHREFASLEPFYGDPHLRVQRIDDGPGGVHLDIHTDDPHTATAEALALGATLVRDAGTHLTLRSPAGFVFCLVPWEGESKRSRPIRWPGDAISIIDQLCIDIPADAFDAEVGFWTRLTGWATTPRSRPELIALHRDPAVTLGILLQRKQEGSSDSGPATAHLDIATNSVADEVARHEDWGARAIEKYPQWTTMADPVGRTYCITSRNPRTGD is encoded by the coding sequence GTGCAGGTGCGGTGGCTCAGCGCATTCCTCGATTTCCCCGCCGACGTGTTCGGCAGTGAGGTGACCTTCTGGCGCGCGATCTCGGGCAGTACTGTCTCCCCGCCACGGGGCGAGCATCGTGAGTTCGCGTCGCTGGAACCGTTCTACGGCGACCCGCACCTACGGGTCCAGCGCATCGATGACGGTCCGGGCGGAGTCCACCTCGACATCCACACCGACGACCCGCACACCGCCACCGCGGAGGCACTCGCGCTAGGGGCCACCCTCGTCCGCGACGCCGGCACCCACCTCACGCTCCGATCGCCGGCCGGGTTCGTGTTCTGCCTCGTGCCCTGGGAGGGCGAGTCGAAACGATCGCGCCCCATTCGGTGGCCCGGTGACGCGATCAGCATCATCGACCAGCTGTGCATCGACATCCCCGCCGACGCCTTCGACGCCGAGGTCGGGTTCTGGACACGGCTCACCGGCTGGGCCACCACACCGCGGAGCCGGCCCGAGCTGATCGCGCTGCATCGCGACCCGGCGGTGACCCTCGGAATCCTGTTGCAACGCAAGCAAGAAGGGTCGTCGGACAGCGGACCGGCGACCGCCCATCTCGACATCGCCACCAACTCGGTCGCCGACGAGGTGGCTCGGCACGAGGACTGGGGCGCCCGCGCGATCGAGAAGTATCCGCAGTGGACGACGATGGCGGATCCGGTCGGCCGCACCTACTGCATCACCTCGCGGAACCCCCGCACCGGAGATTGA
- a CDS encoding S49 family peptidase produces MTVGPLGAVGKKFSKARTEQVAVVRLDGPIGITGMGKHGVNTESVEPVLKKAFATERLRAVVVVVNSPGGSPAQSEYIAERIRQLSAEKGVPVLAFCEDVAASGGYWIACAADEIFAAHTSIVGSIGVVSSGFGFSAVLDRFGVQRRLYTTGENKARLDTFSPEQAEDVEWLKGLQGQLHEAFIAWVRQRRGKKLTASDDELFNGDVWIGSRAAELGVVDGIGVMRSVVAERYPDAEITVVETPKPLLMRLVGSQTSVAGFAESVTTGVLAAFDRAPSLRTSLMHRD; encoded by the coding sequence ATGACTGTCGGACCGCTGGGGGCGGTGGGGAAGAAGTTCTCGAAGGCGCGGACCGAGCAGGTCGCTGTGGTTCGTCTCGACGGCCCGATCGGCATCACCGGGATGGGCAAGCACGGCGTCAACACCGAGTCCGTCGAACCGGTCCTCAAGAAGGCCTTCGCCACGGAGCGTCTGCGGGCCGTCGTGGTGGTCGTCAATTCGCCCGGCGGTTCGCCGGCACAGTCGGAGTACATCGCCGAACGCATCCGCCAGCTCTCCGCGGAGAAGGGGGTGCCGGTCCTCGCGTTCTGTGAGGACGTCGCGGCCTCCGGCGGCTACTGGATCGCGTGCGCGGCCGACGAGATCTTCGCCGCCCACACCTCCATCGTGGGCTCGATCGGCGTCGTGTCGTCGGGGTTCGGTTTCTCGGCCGTGCTCGACCGGTTCGGGGTCCAACGCCGGCTCTACACGACGGGTGAGAACAAGGCGCGGCTCGACACGTTCTCTCCCGAGCAGGCCGAGGACGTCGAATGGCTCAAGGGTCTGCAGGGGCAGTTGCACGAGGCGTTCATCGCGTGGGTCCGTCAGCGGCGCGGCAAGAAGCTGACGGCGTCCGACGACGAACTGTTCAACGGTGACGTCTGGATCGGGAGCCGGGCCGCGGAGCTCGGTGTCGTGGACGGTATCGGCGTGATGCGGTCGGTTGTGGCCGAGCGATATCCGGATGCCGAGATCACCGTCGTCGAGACACCGAAGCCGCTGTTGATGCGACTGGTCGGGAGTCAGACCTCGGTCGCCGGGTTTGCGGAGAGTGTGACGACCGGAGTCCTGGCGGCATTCGATCGTGCTCCGTCGTTGCGGACGTCGCTCATGCACCGGGACTGA
- a CDS encoding rhodanese-like domain-containing protein, which produces MGDITQVPVTELPDDFTGRADAVMLDVREDDEWASGHIRGAVHIPLAEVPGRLDELDPDHDLYVVCHSSGRSMRVLQYLAQVGYDGICVRGGMLAWQEHGKPVEIGDPRPEGDAGR; this is translated from the coding sequence ATGGGCGACATCACTCAGGTGCCGGTGACCGAACTTCCGGACGACTTCACCGGGCGGGCCGACGCGGTCATGCTCGATGTCCGTGAGGACGACGAATGGGCCTCCGGCCACATCCGAGGAGCTGTGCACATCCCGCTGGCCGAGGTCCCGGGCCGACTCGACGAACTCGACCCCGATCACGATCTGTACGTGGTCTGCCATTCCAGCGGCCGGTCCATGCGTGTCCTGCAGTATCTCGCCCAGGTCGGCTACGACGGAATCTGCGTCCGCGGCGGCATGCTCGCCTGGCAAGAACACGGCAAGCCCGTGGAGATCGGCGACCCGCGACCCGAGGGCGACGCCGGCCGATGA